The genomic DNA GCCAGCGCATCGTCAAAACGCATCTCTAGCACTTCAATATCTTCGCCTTCTGCTTCAATGCCGCCTCCGGCGCTGACCTTATTCTGGTCGGCATATTCAGCAACAAAGAAATGCAGTTTTTCCGTGACGGAGCCGGGGCTCATAAAGGCCTCAAAGACCTTTTGCACGTTGGTAAGACGGAACCCGGTTTCTTCTTCGGCTTCGGCTTTGATACGGCTTTCGGCATCCATATTATCCAGTAGCCCAGCGGCGCTCTCGATCAGATAGCCCGGATAGCCATTGACGAAGGTCGGAAAACGGAACTGCCGAGTAAGAATAACGGTGCGGCGCTCACGGTTATAGAGCAGGATCGTCGCACCGTTACCGCGATCGTAAACTTCACGGTCTTGCTGCTGCCATTCACCGTTTTGTCGCTGTAGGGCAAACGTATATTTCTTGAGTACATACCAATTGTCAGAGAGCGTATCGATCTTGATAATGCGTATTTTTGCGGTTTTTTGCTGCACGATGATTTCTCCAGGTTAGAAAATGCATCATATACGGCGATTTCGTGCAAATTCAAGATAATTCGTGCATTTCTGGCTTTAGGCATATTTCGTTATCTATCGAAGCATAAGGGTCGAACCCGACGCTACAGTGAGTACCTCACAACGCAAGGGGGTTGCTATGATTGCCGTACTGTTTGAAGCGCAGGCCGCTGCTGACCATCAGGCCCGCTACCTGGTGCTCGCCGCGGAATTGAATGCCGCACTGGCGCATATTCCGGGATTTATCGCCATTGAACGATTTAAAAGTCTCAGTCGTGAAGGGACTATCTTGTCACTTTCCTGGTGGGAAAGTGAGGCTTCGGTGCTCGAATGGAAGCGAAATGCTCTGCATCAGATGGCCCAGGAGGAGGGGAAACGGACGATCTTTTCCCACTACCGTATCCGGGTCGCACAGGTGATTCGTGAATATTCGTCTGATGAACGCGGGGGCTCGCATCATGTATGATATCCATGTCATTCTTCAATCTCGTCCGGGAGAGCTGGCGCGATTAGGTACGACGCTGGGCCTGCACGGCGTAGGGCTGGAAGGCGGTGGCGTGTTTACCGCAGGAGAAATTGCACATGCCCATTTTCTGGTCGCCGAAGGTGAACGGGCCAGACAAGTGCTCGTTGATGCCGGCATGACGGTTATCTGCGTAACCCGGCCATTAATTCGTCGCCTGAAGCAGGAGCGGCCCGGTGAGCTAGGTGAGATAGCGCGCGTGCTGGCCGACGCGGGCATCACGATCCTGGTGCAGTACAGCGATCATGATAACAGGCTGATTTTGCTGACCGATGATGATCCTCTGGCCGCCAGGCTGACCGATAAATGGAGCGTTAGATTACCGTGAAATCGCTTAACTCTTGCCCTGAATTTGACGACGGCGCGCAGCTGGAAAAAACCATGGCCAACATTGCGGCAGCCATGGCGGATCCTTCACGCGTGAGCATGCTCTGTGCGTTAATGGATGGGCGAGCGTGGACGGCGACCGAGCTGAGTACCGTTGCCGGGATTGCGCCATCCACGGCCAGCGCGCATCTGAATAAGCTGCTGAACGGTCAGCTTATTCTCTGCCTGGCTCAGGGGCGACATCGCTATTATCGGCTGGCCGGACGCGAAATCGCGTCTCTGCTGGAAACCCTGATGGGGGTATCGATGAAGGCAGTTCCACGCGCGAAGCCCACAACGCCGGTGCATTTGCGTAAAGCACGGACCTGTTACGATCATCTGGCCGGTGAAGTTGCCGTTAGTCTGTATGATTTTATGGTTGAAGAGGGCTGGTTTACGTCGGATAACGCATCATTGTCTGTCGTCGGCTCAGCCAGACTCGACGGGTTAGGCGCCGTCATCAGCGCGCGCTCATCGCGTAAACCGGTCTGTGCCTGTCTGGACTGGAGCGAACGACGGCCGCATCTTGGTGGTGAAGCCGGCGCGGCATTGCTAAAGGCGTTTACCCAACATGGGTGGGTTGAACGAGTACCGGGTTACCGGGAAGTTCGTTTTACCGACGCCGGGAAAAGGGCGCTGAGAAAGCATTTCCGGGTTGACGCCTAAGCAGACAGAAAACGAACCTGATGTCTTCAGGTTCAGTTCACTGACATCAGCGATTTTCGCGCAGCCACGGCGTAATGGTCACACCGGCCAATAAGCCTTCGGGGCTGAGCAGACGCGTCACGGTTTGACCCCAGGGCTCGGTACGTTTTGCGACGAGCAGATGATATCCCTGATCGCAAAGTGTATTGGTAGCAATATCAATATCCGCCACTTCAAATTCAATCCATGCCTGAGGAACGGGAATATCATCAGGCCAGAACGCCGTGCCAAAACAAGATTTCGCCGCCTGGGACAGTGGCCAAAGCGCAAAATGCTTAACACCATGCAGTGCATCTACATCCGTCAGCAGATAATCATCATTGCCATCCATGGACTTTAGCGGCAGGCCCAACGCGTTGATATAAAATGCTTTGCTGTCCTGAGTATCACGGGTAACAGGCCCAAAGCCGGCAACGAACATAACGTTAAGATTGGTGAGTTCTGGAACCATACTTCCTCCTGAAGATACAGTGAAGTATTTGAATGTATAGGGTTGCGACGGCCGACGCAACGGCGAGCTATGAAATGATCAGCGTAGGTGGAGCCTGCACAGGAGTAAGCGCTTTTAGAGCGCTATCAACGACCAGGACAATCATGACCACAAAACGTCGGATTCCATCTGACCCTACATTTGTCAAGGCTCAATTGAAATGTCCGTTATCCAGCTCAATTAAAATGACCACTTTGATCTCTCATTCTCTTTACTGATAGACTTTCCTCCGACTGAAACAACAGGATGATTGAGCCCATGCTTCGATACGAGTTAACGCCGAACAATGCAGGTTTTATACTGTGGGGAGATTCAGAAGCCCTGAATGAATTACATGAACTCATTCATTACATCGTGGATGAAAGCCCACTGATTAAAGTTAAAGACGGATTTATGTTATCCCTTGCCTATGATATTCGTAAAGCACGGGAAGGTAATCGTCGTGTTGAGCAACATCAGTATGATCAACATGATACATATAAGCTTTATGGTGTTGAGCTTTTATGGCCTCTGGTCCTGGTACAGTCCTCAATACTCAGAAACTCAATGGGTTATATTCAGACAGACAAAAACCAGCTGTCTGTCATGTATGCCTTTGAATACCTGATAGAATCAGCATTAACAGAGTCTGAGAGAACAACGTCGAATGATATTATGCTAACAGTAAAATATGCATCAGACTCTGATTTTAATTTCATTGAGGATAATATTGACAGCAGGTGCTGCTATTTTATCAGCCTATCTCCGGAGCAAAGAAAAAAGCAGTTAATCAGTATTGTTCGTTCTTTTCATTCATTATGGGGTAAGTATGCCCGTGAAAAGCAGGACATAAAGATGCTGAACGAAATGAATAATACATCATGGGTCTGGCCGGACAATATCAACTGGTGAGCAACCACTGTCCGGCCAGTGAGTACCATCAGCGGGCTCTTTTACCAAAAATGTCCTCTGAACGTGACTGAAGCTGTTTGAGTGCTTCGAGCATGTCATCATTATCCAGTGAGCGCTGGGATTTCTTCCCTTCCTGCTTTGGCCGTCGTCGGGAAGGGCCATCTCCAGCGGGAATTGACTGAGAGCGCGTGTTATCCCGCTTGCTCTGCACCAGACTGATAAACTCCAGGGTTCGGCCAAGACGCTTGTTATCGACAATCGCGCCCTGGTCGATTTCTGACAGTCGGTCGTAGGTAGAGTAGGGAAGTAGCGTACCGTTCAGGCGCAGCTCTTTTCTGCCATCAGGATAGTGATACACATCGATATATTTACCTATTGCACGGCGACTCAGTTCGCTGTCTTCAATCAGGTACAACATTTTATCATATTGTATCGTCAACGATTTTGAGACTTTACGTTTTTCACGAACAGTGAAAATAAGCCCCAGGTCCTCATCATGTTCTACAGCACGGTGTACGTCAAAATCATGTCGCGGTACTTTGCCAAAACGGCGGTTATAGTCAGCCATATAGGCCTCAGCGAAGTCATTTGCAGCCTCCATTGAACAAATGCCCTGTAACCGCAGCTCTTTGACCAGACGATCCTGTAAAGTGAGGTGAGCTCGTTCTACACGCCCTTTGGCGGGACTGGTTTCTGCACAGATAGTCTGGATGTTCAGTTCATGCATGGCTCGCCCAAACTGAGTATGCCCGTCTCCGCCTGTGGCGTGTTTATTGTTAACACGAAAAACACCGGCTTTATCGCTGTACAGTGCCAGCGGTTTACCATGCTTATCGATATAGCGCCGCGTGGCTTCGAAGTAAGAAAACGTGGACTCCGATTTAACAAACAACAGTTCCATCAGTTTGCTGGTTGCATCATCAACATAGACCAGCGCGGTGCAGGCCGGGCCACGGCCTTCAAACCAGTCGTGATCACAGCCATCTATTTGTATCAGCTCACCAGTACACGGACGCCGGTACCGTGGTTGAGGGATCCTTGCGGCACGTTGTTTACGGGGAACCCATAAGCCAGCCCGCACCATGATGCGCCGGACAGTTTCTTTGCCAAGAAACAGTCCGTGGAGTTCTTCGAGCTTTTCACGCGCCAGAGTCGGACCGAAATCAGCATAACGCGTCTTGATCAGTTCCAGAGCCTGATCTGCGAGCCCGGGTGGCAACTGGCGGTTACCACGCATGCCACATCGTCTGCTGGCCATACCAAGCGGTCCGCCTTCACGGTAACGGGCAAGAAGTCTGCGGCATTGCCTGTCGCTGATACCGAGGTGCTCGGCCGCACGGCGCGTTGTGATGCGACGTTCAATGACGTCCTGTATAATCTTGATCCGGTTGATCTCTTTCAAAGTAAACACTCCTGAGCTTTCTGCGCTCATGATATGCCTCCCGGTAGTTTAAACGGACCAGTGAAGCTTACCATAGCGCGGACATCTGAATTGAGCCACAGGCGGACATTACTATTGAGCCATTACAACATTAGTGCGCATAATGTATATTATGTTAAATTGAATTTGAACCAACACCATAACCCAGTCCTTTACCGACTCCACCACATCCCCCTTAACCTTCTGGGATGTTTTGTCCTCATTTAATTCTATTTCATTGCGGCGCCTGCGTTTAGCGTCTAAAGAAAAAATCAGCGCTGCAGGCTTTGTTTGCGATCGCGATGCCAGGCTCAGCCACGTTGATACAGGTTTGGGTCGGAAAATACATAACACAGCACGGTTGCTTCTGAAAAACAAATGTAACGTACTGATTTATTGATAAATTATCGATTATGCTAGCGCTACGCGAATTCTGTGATTTTCGCTGTGTCATAGTGGGTCAGATTTTACGTAGCTGCGCGGTTTTATTGGGTGAAAAAACATACAGTAAACGCTGGCATTGCCGCTGACTCCGCTTTCTTGTACCCTTCCCTCGCCGAACTATCAGACACAACGGAATTCCATCACTGTGCATACATCTAAAGATCCTTTACACGGCGTTACCCTGGAAATGCAGGTAAACGCGCTGGTCGCGCGTTACGGCTGGGAGCAGTTAAAATTGAATTTGAACCAACACCATAACCCAGTCCTTTACCGACTCCACCACATCCCCCTTAACCTTCTGGGATGTTTTGTCCTCATTTAATTCTATTTCATTGCGGCGCCTGCGTTTAGCGTCTAAAGAAAAAATCAGCGCTGCAGGCTTTGTTTGCGATCGCGATGCCAGGCTCAGCCACGTTGATACAGAATCGGGTGTTCAGGTTTTAAAACAGCTGGAATGTGCGAAAACCAGTCAGGAACTGTTTTGCCCGCAGATTCGCAACGTCGTGCTCAATGTAGATCCGAACACGGAAACCGTGGTTTGGGTCGGAAAATACATAACACAGCACGGTTGCTTCTGAAAAACAAATGTAACGTACTGATTTATTGATAAATTATCGATTATGCTAGCGCTACGCGAATTCTGTGATTTTCGCTGTGTCATAGTGGGTCAGATTTTACGTAGCTGCGCGGTTTTATTGGGTGAAAAAACATACAGTAAACGCTGGCATTGCCGCTGACTCCGCTTTCTTGTACCCTTCCCTCGCCGAACTATCAGACACAACGGAATTCCATCACTGTGCATACATCTAAAGATCCTTTACACGGCGTTACCCTGGAAATGCAGGTAAACGCGCTGGTCGCGCGTTACGGCTGGGAGCAGTTAAGCAAGCTGATTAACATCAACTGTTTCAAGAATGAGCCAAGCGTAAAATCGAGCCTGAAGTTTCTGCGTCGGACTCCGTGGGCACGCGCGGAAGTTGAAGCGCTGTATCTGGATTCATTGAATGGTGATGTGGAAATCACGCCGGCAGAACCGGCGTTCGATCCGTGGGCGAATCACCGCGCTAAGGGTTAATCCGCACCAGCGGTTTGCCGCTAAACTGGCGATGGCGCAGTTTATCAAGGAGCTGCGGCAGTTCATCAAAATCGACGGCGACGGTCTCTTCGGCAACCAAACGGTTATTCACCAGATCGTCGAATATCTGCACTCCCGCAGTGGTGAGATCGTTCCAGGCCTCATCATCCCCGTACCAGTGCAGCGCACCGAGTGCCACCTCGTGCATAGACAACGTTCTGCCAAAAGGTGCACACGGCCACTGCGTCAGCCGTCCTTGAATACAAATAATATGTCCGTTCGCCTTAAGCGCCGGCGTCAGGCGCGCAGCGTGATCTTCATTGACGCTATCAATAACGGCGAAGAACGTGCCGTTTTTATCTTCCGGCCAGACCTGTTCCGGCGCCAGTGGCCCGGCAATACAGTGCGCAGCCCCCATGGCCTGCAGGCGTGGCCAGTGTCGAGGATTACACATCGCGGTAATCACAAAGCCGCGGGCTGCGGCGAACTGCACCAGATAATGGCCCACCGCACCACCGGCGCCGCTAATCAACAGCGGTGCATTCTGAATAGCGGGTAGCTTTTCAATGGCCAGCCAGGCGGTCAGCGCCGGGCAAGGAATGCTGGCGGCAACGTCAAAACTTAGCGCATCAGGAATCGCAATAAGTGCCCGCTCGGCCACCGGGGTATGTTCAGCATAGCTGCCGGGCCTGGCCAGACTTTGATGATAGGCAACTCGTTTGCCTAACCAGCGTTTATCAACGCCCTCGCCCAGTGCTACCACGGTTCCGGCCCCGTCAACGCCCGGAACGTGTCCTGTCTGCCAATCGACCAGCCCCGGGGTCAGCACCTTCCAGTCAACCGGATTCAGGCCAATGACCTGGTTGCGCACCAGCACGTCACCGGCAGCAGGCTGCGGGATCGCAATACGTTCCAGCTGCAGATCATGGGGTTCTGCACTATTGTGCCAGGTCCAGGCCAGATGCGTCTGCGCGTGTGGGATATTATTCGACATAAGCCTTCTTTACCTATTTTCCAGGAGCATGACTTCCAAAGATAAGAAATGTACTGAAATAAGGCAAATTACCTTCTTTTATAGTAGGCATCATCAGGACTGATATCAGCTCATCGTATTGAGTAACGGTACATTCATTGCTCTGGGTTAGTAAAGACCCTATTTGCTACTGGCTAACCAATTGACTTCGCCGTAAATAGTACGAAAATGTTCTCCACTCGTGACAATCCGAAAAACGGCACCTATGACTCCCAGCTCTTACCGCTTCTTCCGTCTCTCCACTTTGAAAAAGGCCAGCGCGCTGATTGTTGCCGCCCTGTTATTGGTCAGCTGTGATTCGAAGCAGCCAACCACGCCGCCGTCCACCGTGAATCCGGGCAAATCACAGCAGAGCAATCAACCGATGCGTGGCGTTTGGCTGACGACCGTTTCACGCCTGGACTGGCCGCCAATAAGCTCCATCAATGCCGGCAGCGCCACTCAGCGTATTGACCAGCAGCAGGCGGCGCTGCGGGCTAAGCTCGACAGGCTCAAAAATCTCGGTATCAATACCGTGTTTTTCCAGGTTAAACCTGACGGCACCGCGCTGTGGAAGTCTGATATTCTACCGTGGTCCGACGTCATGACCGGCAATATCGGCGAATATCCTGGCTACGATCCGCTGCAGTTTATGCTGGATGAAGCCCATAAGCGCGGAATGAAAGTCCATGCGTGGTTCAACCCGTACCGGGTTTCCACTAATACTAAACCGTCGACCGTTGCGGCACTCAATAGCACCCTCTCGATGACGCCACCGAGCGTGTTTGTGCTGCATCGTGACTGGATTCGTACGGCGAGCGATCGCTTTGTGCTCGACCCTGGAATTCCGGATGCCCGTGACTGGATCACCAGTATTGTGGCGGAAGTCGTATCGCGCTATCCCATCGACGGCGTTCAGTTCGATGATTACTTCTACACCGAAACCGCTAACTCTTCGCTGAATGACAGCGCCACATTCCGCCGCTATGGCCAGGGTTATGCCTCCAAAGCCGATTGGCGTCGGAGTAACACTCAGCAGTTGATCGCCCAGGTATCCCGCACGATTAAACAGTTGAACCCGAACGTCGAGTTTGGCGTCAGTCCGGCAGGGGTCTGGCGTAACCGTTCGCATGACCCGGCCGGGTCAGATACCCGTGGCGCGGCGGCTTACGATGAATCCTATGCTGATACGCGTCAATGGGTACAACAAGGTTTGCTGGATTATATCGCCCCACAGATCTACTGGCCCTTTGCCCGTGATGCGGCGCGCTACGATGTGTTAGCCAAATGGTGGGCGGATGTAGTGAAGCCGACTAACACGCGTCTGTACATTGGCATCGCGCTGTATAAAGTGGGTGAACCGTCAAAGAACGAGCCGGACTGGACAATCGAAGGCGGCGTTCCGGAGCTGAAAAAGCAAATTGACCTCAATGAATCTGCATCAAACATCAACGGAACCATCCTGTTCCGCGAAGGTTATCTGGAACAACCGCAAACCCAGCAGGCGGTTGATTATTTAAAAGACCGCTGGGGTAATTAACGTCTACCCTGAACCGGCCGTTATGCGGCCGGCTCTTTTTTAATAAAAAGCGATATAAGTTACATAGCTGTGAATTATTATCATTAATATATCTAAACTAACGATCGTTAATAAAAATAGCTTGCGACGCCTGCCGTCGTACCAGTAGTATCAGGAAAAGGGCCAGTTTACGGCCTGAAATAAAAATAAGATAACCCCCTCTACCTTCTCATTCCCGTTTGGATACCAACCACTCGCTCGTTAACGCTTGCGTTAATTCTAATATTTATGAGTACTATGAATAAAGAAACCGAAGTATCTCGTCCTCAATGGACGAAAAAGGACACCATCTGGATGATGGGTGTGTATGGCGCTACCGTCGGAGCAGGCACGCTATTCCTGCCGGTAGAAATTGGTACGCGCGGTCCGCTGGTCTTTATTCTACTACTGCTACTCGGTTTTCCGCTGTCGTTAGTTCCCCACGTGCTGATATGCCGTGTCTTTATGCGCGACAACCCGGCGGACGAGCAGAGCGATCGCACGCTGCCGCTGTTTGGTTCGTTCTTCGGTGCCAAGGGACGTCAGTTGATGAAGCTGTTTTTCTGCGTTGCACACTATCCGGTGACGCTGGTGTACGCCGTTTCGTTGATTAACGCCCTCAGCCATTTCCTGACCGAACGCCTGCACTTCACCGGCTTTAACCGCGCGACTCTGACGCTGGTTGTGCTGGCAATTTTGCATCTGGTGCTAAGCAAAGGTCGTGATAAAGTCGTCAGCACCATGAGCGCCCTTGCGCTGCCGTTCGCCATTGCTATTATTGTGGTGGCGGCGTCACAGATTCCGGCCTGGGATTTCAGCAATATCGCCCATGCGTGGCAATCAACCCATTCAACGTCGGCCAGCAGTTCTCTGAAGGATTTGTGGTTAACCCTACCGCTGATTGCTTTCTCGCTGTGCTCCGCGCCGCTGATTCCCGCACTGGCTTACTGGTACCGCGAACCTGGCAACGGTGGCGAGACGCAGTCCGTTCGTGTTATTCGGCACGCCTATGGTTTGATTTTCTTCAGTATTCTCTTTTTCGTACTGAGCTGTATTTTGAGCACCCCGCGCGAAACGTTTGAAATGGCTAAGGCGCAAAACCTTAATGTGCTGTCGGTTATCGGCGGCAACGACGGTATGAGCGTGATGATCTACCTGGCGCCGTTGATTGCGATTCTGGGGATGACTAAATCATTTTTGGGGATCTCGATGCCGGTTGCCGAAACGTTCAATGTCCTGGCGGCAGATCTTTTTGGCATTAAACGCACCAGCCATATTAAACAGGCCAAATTAATCATTTCCGTGCTGATGTTTATTATCACATCGGCGGTGGTTTATCTTAACCCGGACGTCATTAATATGATTGAAACCCTGTGCGGGCCATTAATTGCGATCTTCCTGTTTATTATTCCAACCTGGCTGATTTTCACCCGCGAAGCGCTGAAACCACTGCGAGGTATGCTCTCCGCGATGGTCATGGCCAGCGGCGTACTGACCGTTTCCGCCCTGCTGTACGGGATGTTCTGATCTCAGTTATTAATATGACGATGGGCTGGCACCGACTATCGGTCCAGCCCGTTTTAACAGTTTACCGATAAACGTACATCCCGCCTTCGGTTCCCCGGCTGAACAATACCTGCCAGAGTTCAATATCACGTGCGCGAAATGCACCGGCGCAGGCGCAAAGGTAATAGTTGAACATTCGACGAAAACGCGGAGTATAGTGCGTGGCAATGTCGGGCCATGCCGCATTAAAGCGCTGGTGCCAGGCCATTAGCGTTTTATCATAATCACTACCGAAGTTGTGCCAGTCTTCCATAATCAACCTGGATTCACTGACGTTGGCGATCTGACGAATTGACGGCAGGCAGCCGTTCGGGAAAATGTATTTGTTAATCCATGGGTCGACGTTAACCCCGGTCTCGTTACTGCCGATAGTGTGGAGTAAAAACAGTCCGTCGGCCTTCAGGCAGCGGTCAACGACCTTGAAATAGGTGTCGTAATTTTTGGGACCAACGTGCTCAAACATCCCAACGGAAACAATACGATCGTATTTTCTGTTCAGATCGCGATAGTCCTGCAGCAGAATGCTCACATCAAGCCCTTCACAGCGCTGCTGTGCCATTTTTTGCTGCTCTTGCGAAATGGTCACGCCGTCAACGCTGACGCCATAGTGGCGAGCGGCGTACTCGGCCAAACCGCCCCACCCGCAGCCGATATCCAGCAAACGCATGCCGGGCTGGAGCTGCAATTTTTCACAAATCATTTTCAGCTTGGCATCTTGCGCCTCTTCCAGAGAACTTGCCGTACGCCAATAAGCACAGGAGTACTGCATGTGAGGGTCTAACATCCTGGAAAATAAATCGTTACCGATATCGTAATGCTCTTTACCGACAATCCAGGCGCGTCGGCGCGACTGTAGGTTAAACAATCTCGCGCTGGCAATTTGCAGAATATCCTTCAGATTTCCCGGCATCTGTTTATCCAGTTTGGCCTGAAGAATTTTACAGAACAGAATGTCCAGCCGGTCACAATCCCACCAACCGTCCATATAACTTTCACCAAAGCCTAACGAACCTTGTTGAAATACGCGTTTAAAAAAATCAGCGTGATGCACCTGAATATCCCACGGGCGCGAGCCGTTGATTTTAATATCCGCCTGCTGGAGCAGTTCGTTGCCCATTCGCGACCAATTATCATTCAATTCTTCAACATTTATTACGTCTGAGCAAACCGTCGCCATAATTCTATTCCATAAATTAGAAGTCAGTATTTTCTGCGTAAGATTATTATTGATAACACGATGGTATGTATTATGATGTGAGGACAATATTTATCGAGTAGACGCCATAACGATGGACGAGCGCCCTTCTTTCTCAACCATACAGGCAAAACGGTGGTTTTCATCGCAGGATAATTCGATGAAAGAGCTGCCGCAGTCGGTGTACTTTCGTTCGTATGTGCTTGAAGCCAATAATCATGTTGCCAATCATAGCCACTCCTTCGCGCAGTTCCATTTTGCTCATACGGGCAGCATGCGAATTGATGTCGCGGGGAAATGCTGGGTGATACCTGCCCACTATGGGATCTGGATACCGCATAATACCGAACATGCGGTGTGGGCACTGGATGAAGTGCACCTGGAGAGTCTGGATATCGAGCCCGCGTTTTTACCGGTGCCGATCGATGACTGTAAAATGGTGGCCATCAGCGATTTTGTACGCGAGTTTATCCATTACGCTACCACAAATATACCAGAACGTTATGATATTAAAGGTAAAGATGGTCAGTTGGTCAGCGTCCTGCTGGACGTTATTTTGAAACTACCGGAAGTGGAGTTGATGCTACCGTGGCCACATAATGCGGCGCTGATAGAGGTCTGTCGGACTATACAGGAATCGCCTGCATTAGAGCATTCGATGGAATATTGGGCCGATCATTTAGGTATGTCGGCCCGTACCTTCTCGCGTCATTTTAAAAAAGAAACTGGCTTACCGTTTGGCGCCTGGAAACAAAAAATGCGCATTCTCGAGTCGGTAATGTTGCTGAAAAAAAATAAAAATGTGACCGCCGTTGCCCTTGATGTCGGCTATTCCAGCACGGCCGCATTTAGCTTTGCCTTTCGCCAGGCATTCGGTGTACCCCCATCGAGTTACTAATGGATTGGTTTACTACGGGGATTATATTTGTAGATAAACGCGCTCGACCTTCCGGTCATATGCTGCACTTCTTTAATGCTGTATCCCTGCTTCAGAAGCTGCTGAATTTTTAATTTATCGCGTTCAACATGCTGTTTTTTGTCGTTCCCTGCTGGCGCATCATGGGGTGATTTGATACGCAGATGTAAACTGCAGTTATCTATTTTCTCCGAAGCCAGTCGGCACTGAGCCTTGTCGGCATCAAAATGCGTTGAAATTTCTCGCCAAAGACGCAGAGCTCGACGGTAAAAGCCTTTCGTTTCGTTCAGTTGGGCAAGCACAATGAGTGCATTAATTTCGGCGGACATAATCAAAAACCCACGGATAAATGAATAATACGCGTATGCGCTGTGGCTCACTTCATTTGTATGATAAATACAAAATAT from Klebsiella sp. WP3-W18-ESBL-02 includes the following:
- the cfa gene encoding cyclopropane fatty acyl phospholipid synthase yields the protein MATVCSDVINVEELNDNWSRMGNELLQQADIKINGSRPWDIQVHHADFFKRVFQQGSLGFGESYMDGWWDCDRLDILFCKILQAKLDKQMPGNLKDILQIASARLFNLQSRRRAWIVGKEHYDIGNDLFSRMLDPHMQYSCAYWRTASSLEEAQDAKLKMICEKLQLQPGMRLLDIGCGWGGLAEYAARHYGVSVDGVTISQEQQKMAQQRCEGLDVSILLQDYRDLNRKYDRIVSVGMFEHVGPKNYDTYFKVVDRCLKADGLFLLHTIGSNETGVNVDPWINKYIFPNGCLPSIRQIANVSESRLIMEDWHNFGSDYDKTLMAWHQRFNAAWPDIATHYTPRFRRMFNYYLCACAGAFRARDIELWQVLFSRGTEGGMYVYR
- a CDS encoding amino acid permease; translated protein: MNKETEVSRPQWTKKDTIWMMGVYGATVGAGTLFLPVEIGTRGPLVFILLLLLGFPLSLVPHVLICRVFMRDNPADEQSDRTLPLFGSFFGAKGRQLMKLFFCVAHYPVTLVYAVSLINALSHFLTERLHFTGFNRATLTLVVLAILHLVLSKGRDKVVSTMSALALPFAIAIIVVAASQIPAWDFSNIAHAWQSTHSTSASSSLKDLWLTLPLIAFSLCSAPLIPALAYWYREPGNGGETQSVRVIRHAYGLIFFSILFFVLSCILSTPRETFEMAKAQNLNVLSVIGGNDGMSVMIYLAPLIAILGMTKSFLGISMPVAETFNVLAADLFGIKRTSHIKQAKLIISVLMFIITSAVVYLNPDVINMIETLCGPLIAIFLFIIPTWLIFTREALKPLRGMLSAMVMASGVLTVSALLYGMF
- a CDS encoding helix-turn-helix domain-containing protein, translating into MKELPQSVYFRSYVLEANNHVANHSHSFAQFHFAHTGSMRIDVAGKCWVIPAHYGIWIPHNTEHAVWALDEVHLESLDIEPAFLPVPIDDCKMVAISDFVREFIHYATTNIPERYDIKGKDGQLVSVLLDVILKLPEVELMLPWPHNAALIEVCRTIQESPALEHSMEYWADHLGMSARTFSRHFKKETGLPFGAWKQKMRILESVMLLKKNKNVTAVALDVGYSSTAAFSFAFRQAFGVPPSSY
- a CDS encoding PerC family transcriptional regulator; the protein is MSAEINALIVLAQLNETKGFYRRALRLWREISTHFDADKAQCRLASEKIDNCSLHLRIKSPHDAPAGNDKKQHVERDKLKIQQLLKQGYSIKEVQHMTGRSSAFIYKYNPRSKPIH